One Agrobacterium vaccinii DNA window includes the following coding sequences:
- the cysE gene encoding serine O-acetyltransferase: MVVRIDARQQDQLSVVDPIWGSLQNEARTAASQDPLLSAFFYSTILNHHSLEECVIYRICELLDHPDMQAVLLRQTFDEMLQDWPEWAAILRVDIQAVYDRDPACTRFMEPVLYFKGFHAIQTHRLAHWLWNKGRRDFALYLQSRASSVFQTDINPAARIGKGLFLDHATGLVVGETAVIGDNVSILHGVTLGGTGKEGADRHPKIRSGVLIGAGAKILGNIEIGSCSRIAAGSVVLKPVPPNATVAGVPARVVGDGGCNEPSRIMDQIIGADI, from the coding sequence ATGGTCGTACGCATAGATGCACGTCAGCAGGACCAACTGTCCGTTGTTGATCCCATCTGGGGAAGCCTCCAGAACGAGGCCCGCACCGCCGCATCGCAGGACCCGCTGCTGTCGGCCTTCTTCTATTCGACAATCCTCAACCATCATTCTCTGGAAGAGTGCGTGATCTACCGCATCTGCGAGCTTCTGGACCACCCGGATATGCAGGCGGTTTTGCTGCGCCAGACCTTTGACGAGATGTTGCAGGACTGGCCGGAATGGGCCGCGATCCTGCGGGTGGATATTCAGGCCGTCTATGACCGCGACCCCGCCTGCACCCGCTTCATGGAGCCGGTACTGTATTTCAAGGGCTTCCACGCCATCCAGACGCACCGCCTCGCCCACTGGCTATGGAACAAGGGCCGCCGTGATTTCGCGCTCTATCTGCAAAGCCGCGCATCCAGCGTTTTCCAGACGGATATCAACCCGGCAGCGCGCATCGGCAAGGGTCTTTTCCTCGACCACGCGACAGGTCTCGTCGTGGGTGAGACGGCAGTCATCGGCGACAACGTGTCCATCCTGCACGGCGTAACACTCGGCGGCACTGGCAAAGAAGGCGCAGACCGCCATCCGAAAATCCGCAGCGGCGTGCTGATCGGCGCAGGCGCCAAAATTCTCGGCAATATCGAGATCGGCAGTTGCTCACGCATCGCCGCCGGTTCCGTCGTGTTGAAGCCGGTTCCGCCCAATGCCACCGTTGCCGGTGTGCCGGCCCGCGTGGTGGGAGACGGCGGATGCAACGAGCCTTCGCGCATCATGGACCAGATCATCGGCGCGGATATCTGA
- a CDS encoding SDR family oxidoreductase → MSKILVTGASGQLGQAIIRHIIETYHVPASSIVAASRDTAKLSDLAAKGIETRAADFDDAASLEKAFTGIDTLLVISTDALAVPGQRLAQHRAAVEAAKKAGVKHLAYTSMPNPGKSLVSFAPDHLGTEQAIKASGLPYTIIRNAWYFDNYLHSAPHNLSTGQWFTATQNGKVSNISRDDCARAAAAVLAKGKAENKTYTITGSQAETTEKIAETISQAAGKPLAVVQVSPADLKKGIEGAGLPGFVADMLVSSEENVAAGNFDIVTTDYETLTGEKPQTATAFFEAHKAALAG, encoded by the coding sequence ATGAGCAAGATTCTCGTCACGGGCGCTTCTGGTCAACTCGGTCAGGCCATCATCCGCCACATCATCGAAACATACCACGTGCCCGCCTCCAGCATCGTGGCTGCCAGCCGTGACACTGCGAAACTATCAGACCTCGCCGCCAAGGGCATCGAGACGCGCGCGGCGGATTTCGACGATGCCGCATCGCTGGAAAAGGCCTTCACCGGCATCGATACACTGCTGGTGATTTCCACAGACGCCCTCGCCGTTCCCGGCCAGCGCCTGGCACAGCACAGGGCAGCGGTTGAGGCCGCGAAGAAGGCTGGCGTGAAGCATCTCGCCTATACCTCCATGCCCAACCCGGGCAAATCGCTGGTCTCCTTCGCGCCGGATCATCTGGGCACCGAACAGGCCATCAAGGCAAGCGGCCTGCCCTACACCATCATCCGCAACGCCTGGTACTTCGACAACTATCTGCATTCGGCGCCGCATAATCTGTCCACCGGCCAATGGTTCACCGCCACGCAAAACGGCAAGGTCTCCAACATCAGCCGCGATGACTGCGCTCGCGCCGCAGCCGCCGTGCTGGCCAAGGGCAAGGCCGAAAACAAGACCTACACCATCACCGGATCACAGGCTGAGACCACCGAAAAGATCGCGGAGACCATCTCGCAAGCTGCGGGCAAGCCGCTCGCCGTGGTGCAGGTATCCCCCGCCGATCTGAAAAAAGGCATCGAAGGTGCAGGCCTCCCCGGCTTCGTGGCGGACATGCTGGTCTCATCGGAAGAAAACGTCGCAGCTGGTAATTTTGATATCGTGACGACGGATTACGAGACACTGACCGGTGAGAAGCCGCAGACAGCAACGGCATTTTTCGAGGCGCATAAGGCTGCGCTGGCAGGGTAA
- the recJ gene encoding single-stranded-DNA-specific exonuclease RecJ, with the protein MSETVDTVPRAFLGVERSATEQRWMSRLDQAGQNRALAMAQVHGIPELVARVLAGRGVSVDDALAFLDPTIRSLMPDPHTLTDCEKAAERIATAIKRNEKVAIFGDYDVDGAASSALMYRFLHHFGLEPEIYIPDRIFEGYGPNPAAMQQLAANGATLIITVDCGSTSHESLTAARDAGTEVVVIDHHQVGTELPPAVALVNPNREDDLSGQGHLCAAGVVFLVLVATSRVLKDQRDSRAYTLDLLSFLDIVALATVCDVVPLKGLNRAYVVKGLIAARHMNNAGLAALFKKAGLGGPVTPYHFGFLVGPRINAGGRIGDAALGSRLLTLDDSSQAEVIAEKLDELNRERQAMEAVMLAEAEAEALFEYGDGSGAGVIVTARENWHPGIVGLLASRLKDRFRRPAFAIAFDSQGKGSGSGRSINGFDMGRMVRNAVEAGLLVKGGGHAMAAGLTVERANLGRLRTFFEEAAQKAVFQLVENSVLKIDGAIGASGATLDLVEQMEQAGPYGSGHSQPIFAVPAHRLRDVRVVGTSHVKITLEALDGSRLDGIAFRAADAPLGHMLMNARGRQIHVAGTLGAEQWQGQRKVQLRILDAALAP; encoded by the coding sequence ATGAGTGAGACGGTCGATACTGTGCCGAGAGCCTTTCTCGGCGTAGAGCGGTCGGCAACGGAACAGCGCTGGATGTCGCGGCTGGATCAGGCCGGGCAGAACCGCGCGCTGGCCATGGCGCAGGTTCACGGCATTCCCGAACTCGTCGCCCGTGTGCTGGCCGGACGCGGTGTGAGTGTGGATGACGCGCTCGCGTTCCTCGACCCCACCATCCGTTCCCTGATGCCCGATCCGCATACGCTGACAGACTGCGAGAAGGCCGCAGAACGCATCGCCACCGCCATCAAACGCAACGAAAAAGTCGCGATCTTCGGCGATTATGACGTCGATGGTGCGGCATCCTCAGCGCTCATGTACCGCTTCCTCCACCATTTCGGGCTGGAACCGGAAATCTACATTCCCGACCGGATTTTCGAAGGTTACGGCCCCAATCCCGCCGCCATGCAGCAGCTCGCGGCCAATGGCGCGACACTCATCATCACCGTCGATTGCGGCTCCACCAGCCACGAATCGCTGACAGCGGCGCGAGATGCGGGAACCGAAGTCGTTGTTATCGATCACCACCAGGTCGGCACCGAACTGCCGCCAGCGGTGGCGCTGGTCAATCCAAACCGCGAGGACGATCTGTCGGGGCAGGGGCACCTCTGTGCCGCAGGTGTCGTCTTCCTCGTTCTCGTGGCAACATCGCGCGTGTTGAAGGACCAGCGGGACAGCCGCGCCTACACGCTCGATCTCCTGTCCTTTCTCGATATCGTGGCGTTGGCAACGGTGTGCGATGTCGTGCCGCTGAAGGGTCTCAACCGTGCCTATGTGGTCAAGGGCCTCATCGCCGCACGCCATATGAACAACGCAGGCCTTGCCGCCCTATTCAAGAAGGCTGGCCTTGGCGGTCCCGTCACGCCCTACCATTTCGGCTTTCTCGTCGGCCCGCGCATCAACGCAGGCGGACGCATCGGCGATGCCGCACTCGGCAGTCGTCTGCTGACGCTGGATGATAGCAGCCAGGCCGAGGTGATCGCCGAAAAGCTGGACGAGCTGAACCGCGAGCGTCAGGCCATGGAAGCCGTGATGCTGGCCGAGGCCGAGGCGGAAGCGCTGTTCGAATATGGAGATGGCAGCGGCGCCGGTGTCATCGTGACAGCAAGGGAAAACTGGCACCCCGGCATCGTCGGCCTTCTCGCCTCACGCCTCAAGGACCGTTTCCGCCGCCCGGCCTTCGCCATCGCCTTCGATTCGCAGGGCAAGGGCAGCGGTTCTGGTCGCTCCATCAATGGTTTCGATATGGGCCGCATGGTTCGCAATGCCGTGGAGGCCGGTCTGCTGGTCAAGGGCGGTGGCCACGCCATGGCAGCAGGTTTGACGGTAGAACGTGCCAATCTCGGTCGGCTCAGAACATTCTTCGAAGAAGCCGCTCAAAAGGCCGTGTTTCAACTGGTGGAAAACAGCGTGTTGAAGATCGATGGTGCGATTGGCGCGTCCGGTGCCACGCTCGATCTGGTCGAGCAGATGGAACAGGCAGGCCCCTACGGCTCCGGCCACTCCCAGCCCATTTTCGCCGTGCCCGCGCACCGCCTGCGCGACGTGCGCGTGGTCGGCACTTCGCATGTGAAAATCACGCTGGAAGCACTGGATGGTTCCCGCCTCGACGGCATCGCCTTCCGCGCCGCAGACGCCCCATTGGGCCACATGCTGATGAACGCCCGTGGCCGTCAAATCCACGTTGCAGGCACGCTGGGTGCCGAGCAGTGGCAAGGCCAACGCAAGGTGCAACTGCGCATTCTGGACGCTGCATTGGCACCATGA
- a CDS encoding winged helix-turn-helix transcriptional regulator has translation MTATISRLKPKASAPSPDFANLDFDNCPVRDLLNQIGGKWSTLLLQALSEKPYRFGELRRMVPDISQRMLTQTLRDLQRDGYIHREVFPTKPPSVEYSMTPLGRSLYRPLSEVINWALENHDAVKVARQRFEADT, from the coding sequence ATGACTGCGACGATTTCCAGATTGAAGCCGAAGGCATCTGCGCCATCGCCAGATTTTGCCAATCTGGATTTCGACAATTGCCCGGTGCGCGACCTTCTCAACCAAATCGGCGGTAAGTGGTCGACATTGTTGCTGCAGGCCTTGTCGGAAAAGCCTTATCGCTTTGGGGAATTGCGCCGCATGGTGCCGGATATTTCGCAGCGCATGCTGACACAGACATTGCGCGATCTTCAGCGCGACGGTTACATTCATCGCGAAGTGTTTCCCACCAAGCCTCCCAGCGTGGAATATAGCATGACGCCGCTGGGTCGCTCGCTGTACCGGCCCCTGTCGGAGGTGATCAACTGGGCACTGGAAAACCACGATGCCGTCAAGGTTGCGCGGCAGCGCTTCGAAGCGGATACCTGA
- a CDS encoding DUF3126 family protein: MKADEIKKLDAYFKRTFNEKMIVKARPRKDDSAEVYAGEEFLGVVYIDDEDGDRSYNFSMAILDVDL, encoded by the coding sequence GTGAAAGCCGACGAAATCAAAAAACTCGACGCCTATTTCAAGCGTACCTTCAACGAAAAAATGATCGTAAAAGCCCGCCCCCGCAAGGACGATTCGGCAGAAGTCTATGCTGGCGAAGAATTTCTTGGCGTCGTCTACATCGATGACGAAGACGGCGACCGCTCCTACAATTTCTCGATGGCCATCCTGGACGTCGATCTGTAA
- the ilvC gene encoding ketol-acid reductoisomerase, translating into MRVYYDRDADLNLIKAKNVAIVGYGSQGRAHALNLKDSGATGVVIALKAGSATIKKAEADGFKVMTVADAAKWADLLMMATPDELQADIYKADIADNIRDGAAIAFAHGLNVHFGLIEPKASLDVVMIAPKGPGHTVRGEYQKGGGVPCLVAVHQNASGNALEVALSYACGVGGGRSGIIETNFREECETDLFGEQVVLCGGLVELIRAGFETLTEAGYAPEMAYFECLHEVKLIVDLIYEGGIANMNYSISNTAEWGEYVTGPRIITAETKAEMKRVLTDIQTGKFTSDWMQEYRAGGSRFKGIRRMNDTHQIEEVGAKLRGMMPWIGKNKLVDKAVN; encoded by the coding sequence ATGCGCGTCTATTACGATCGTGATGCCGATCTCAATCTCATCAAGGCGAAGAATGTCGCCATCGTCGGTTACGGTTCCCAGGGTCGCGCGCATGCGCTGAACCTGAAGGACAGCGGTGCGACTGGCGTCGTCATCGCGCTGAAGGCTGGCTCTGCCACCATCAAGAAGGCCGAAGCCGATGGCTTCAAGGTCATGACCGTTGCAGACGCTGCAAAGTGGGCCGATCTCTTGATGATGGCAACGCCTGACGAACTTCAGGCCGACATCTACAAGGCAGACATTGCCGACAACATTCGTGACGGCGCAGCCATTGCATTCGCCCACGGCCTCAACGTTCACTTCGGCCTCATCGAGCCGAAGGCATCGCTCGACGTCGTCATGATCGCACCGAAGGGCCCAGGCCACACGGTTCGCGGTGAATACCAGAAGGGCGGCGGCGTTCCTTGCCTCGTTGCCGTTCATCAGAACGCATCCGGCAACGCGCTTGAAGTTGCGCTGTCCTACGCCTGCGGCGTTGGCGGTGGTCGCTCCGGCATCATCGAAACCAACTTCCGCGAAGAGTGCGAAACCGACCTCTTCGGCGAACAGGTCGTTCTGTGCGGCGGTCTCGTCGAGCTGATCCGCGCTGGTTTCGAAACACTGACCGAAGCCGGTTACGCACCAGAAATGGCCTATTTCGAGTGCCTGCACGAAGTAAAGCTGATCGTGGACCTGATCTACGAAGGCGGCATCGCCAACATGAACTACTCCATCTCCAACACTGCCGAGTGGGGCGAATACGTCACCGGTCCTCGCATCATCACTGCCGAAACGAAGGCTGAAATGAAGCGCGTTCTGACCGACATCCAGACCGGCAAGTTCACATCCGACTGGATGCAGGAATACCGCGCCGGCGGCTCGCGCTTCAAGGGCATCCGCCGCATGAACGACACCCACCAGATCGAAGAAGTTGGCGCCAAGCTGCGTGGCATGATGCCTTGGATCGGCAAGAACAAGCTGGTCGACAAGGCTGTGAACTAA
- a CDS encoding IS630 family transposase (programmed frameshift), whose product MTAPISNDLRERVVAAVSSGESVRAVAARFDVAASSVVKWSQRHRATGSVRPGKMGGYRKRILEPHRSFIAERLAQNPHLTLHGLKAELALRGIAVSHNTIWKFIRSEGLRFKKTLFALEQARADVARRRERWKTLQHHLDPERLVFIDETWIKTNMTPIRGWGPKGKRLRAFAPHGHWRTLTFLGALRKDRLAAPCVFDGPINGQCFRAYVEQQLVPVLKPGDIVVMDNLGSHKSAAVRQAITAAGARLWFLPPYSPDLNPIEQAFSKIKHWMRHAQKRSIEDTWRHIGGLVETIRPDECANYIRNAGYGSVKR is encoded by the exons ATGACCGCACCGATATCAAATGATCTTCGTGAACGTGTTGTCGCAGCCGTGTCGAGCGGCGAAAGCGTCCGTGCCGTTGCAGCGCGCTTTGATGTGGCCGCGTCTTCGGTGGTGAAATGGTCTCAGCGCCATCGTGCGACCGGATCGGTTCGTCCAGGCAAGATGGGTGGTTACCGCAAGCGCATCCTGGAGCCACATCGCAGCTTCATTGCCGAACGGCTCGCTCAGAATCCACACCTGACACTGCATGGACTGAAGGCCGAACTTGCCTTGCGAGGCATCGCCGTCTCCCACAATACGATTTGGAAATTCATCCGCAGCGAGGGGCTGCGCTTT AAAAAAACGCTGTTCGCCCTTGAACAGGCGCGTGCCGATGTCGCCCGTAGAAGAGAGCGATGGAAGACCTTACAGCATCACCTCGATCCTGAACGGCTGGTCTTCATTGATGAGACCTGGATCAAGACCAACATGACACCCATCAGGGGCTGGGGACCCAAAGGCAAGCGACTGCGTGCGTTTGCGCCGCATGGGCACTGGCGTACGCTGACATTCCTCGGTGCATTGAGAAAGGATCGGTTGGCAGCACCTTGTGTCTTCGACGGACCGATCAACGGTCAGTGCTTTCGTGCCTATGTCGAACAGCAGTTGGTTCCGGTTCTCAAGCCAGGCGACATCGTCGTCATGGACAATCTTGGCAGCCACAAATCCGCGGCAGTCCGTCAGGCGATCACGGCTGCCGGTGCTCGGCTATGGTTCCTGCCACCCTACTCGCCGGACCTCAATCCAATCGAACAGGCCTTCTCGAAGATAAAGCACTGGATGCGCCACGCACAGAAGCGCAGCATCGAAGATACCTGGCGGCATATTGGCGGGCTGGTCGAAACGATCCGACCCGACGAATGCGCAAACTACATCAGAAATGCAGGATATGGTTCCGTCAAAAGGTGA
- a CDS encoding FAD-dependent monooxygenase, whose amino-acid sequence MPVKSVAIIGAGVAGLTAALSFARYGVRCDIIEQADNLEVVGAGLQISPNAAGILSALGVLPQIEAQWLEPETVDLASGKSLKTLVSLPMHQVARQRWGAPYGVLHRATLQSALLAAVKANPLCHLHLGKRLDAVNKAIISAITFQEHDLIMGADGVWSSARYAVPGSPSATFSGNIAWRFTVPGQGAPAFLNRRSVTAFLGPSAHLVAYPLAGTGGFNIVAIAAGTNPGDTWKAEAQGQQQALLLKQFRRWNPVFASMLQTTAQPTFWPLFQAGEGRWHNGRDAVLIGDAAHAMMPFAAQGAAMAIEDAFELAAFVGRDQPLAETLARFEAHRLPRIDKARKRAALNKFAYHASGPMRIGRDVLLSMRPPEAFLADFDWLYGYEAEGL is encoded by the coding sequence ATGCCCGTAAAATCCGTTGCGATCATCGGTGCCGGCGTTGCCGGTCTGACCGCTGCCCTTTCCTTTGCCAGGTATGGCGTGCGGTGCGATATCATCGAGCAGGCCGACAATCTGGAAGTAGTGGGCGCGGGCCTGCAAATCTCGCCCAATGCCGCCGGTATTCTGTCTGCGCTGGGCGTTCTGCCGCAGATCGAGGCGCAATGGCTTGAGCCCGAAACGGTCGATCTCGCCTCCGGCAAGTCGCTCAAAACGCTCGTCTCGCTGCCCATGCACCAAGTGGCTCGGCAGCGCTGGGGTGCGCCCTATGGCGTGCTGCACCGGGCGACGCTGCAAAGCGCGCTGCTGGCGGCGGTGAAAGCAAATCCGCTCTGCCACCTGCATCTGGGCAAGCGACTGGATGCGGTCAATAAAGCGATCATCTCGGCAATAACATTTCAGGAGCATGACCTGATCATGGGTGCCGATGGTGTGTGGTCAAGCGCACGTTACGCCGTGCCGGGCAGTCCATCGGCCACGTTCTCGGGTAATATAGCGTGGCGGTTTACCGTGCCAGGGCAGGGCGCGCCCGCGTTTTTGAACCGCCGCTCCGTTACCGCTTTTCTCGGCCCATCCGCGCATCTGGTTGCCTATCCGCTGGCGGGAACAGGCGGGTTTAACATCGTTGCCATTGCGGCTGGCACCAATCCCGGCGACACCTGGAAGGCGGAGGCGCAGGGCCAGCAGCAGGCGCTGCTGCTGAAGCAGTTTCGGCGCTGGAACCCGGTATTTGCCAGCATGCTGCAAACCACTGCCCAGCCGACATTCTGGCCGCTGTTTCAGGCAGGCGAGGGGCGCTGGCACAATGGTCGCGACGCGGTGCTGATCGGCGATGCCGCGCATGCGATGATGCCGTTTGCGGCGCAGGGTGCCGCCATGGCCATCGAAGACGCTTTCGAACTTGCCGCATTTGTAGGGCGGGATCAGCCGTTGGCGGAAACGCTGGCACGTTTCGAGGCGCATCGCCTTCCGCGCATCGATAAGGCCCGCAAGCGCGCGGCGCTGAACAAATTTGCCTATCACGCCAGCGGGCCGATGCGGATCGGGCGCGATGTGCTGCTTTCCATGCGACCACCGGAGGCGTTTCTGGCGGATTTCGACTGGTTGTATGGGTATGAGGCCGAGGGGCTTTAG
- a CDS encoding alpha/beta fold hydrolase, translated as MNLNVPQYQSFSHEGLQLSFFDAGNPSGVPVLLIHGFASSAAVNWVHPGWVKTLGDAGYRVIALDNRGHGTSDKPHDPDAYYPAKMAQDAVALLDHLGIAKAHIMGYSMGARVSAFVALANPQRALSLVFGGLGIGMVDGVGDWDPIADALRAPSLDVVTHERGRMFRAFADQTKSDRIALAACIETSRVLVTREEAAAIAIPTLIAVGTKDDIAGSGEELAALMPHAKAIDIPGRDHMLAVGDRVFKAAVLEFFREIDTES; from the coding sequence ATGAATCTCAATGTGCCGCAATATCAGTCGTTCTCCCATGAAGGCCTCCAGCTCTCGTTTTTCGATGCGGGCAACCCGTCCGGCGTGCCGGTGCTGCTCATTCACGGTTTCGCCTCCAGCGCCGCGGTCAACTGGGTGCATCCCGGCTGGGTGAAGACGCTGGGCGATGCGGGTTACCGTGTCATCGCGCTCGACAATCGCGGCCATGGCACCAGCGACAAGCCGCATGATCCCGACGCCTACTATCCCGCTAAAATGGCACAGGATGCCGTGGCCCTGCTCGACCATCTCGGCATCGCGAAGGCCCATATCATGGGTTACTCCATGGGCGCGCGCGTCTCCGCTTTCGTCGCCTTGGCAAATCCTCAGCGCGCTTTGTCGCTGGTGTTCGGCGGCCTCGGCATCGGAATGGTGGATGGCGTTGGCGATTGGGACCCGATTGCAGATGCCCTGCGGGCACCGTCGCTGGATGTCGTCACCCATGAGCGTGGCCGCATGTTCCGCGCCTTTGCCGACCAGACGAAAAGCGACCGCATCGCGCTTGCAGCTTGTATCGAAACGTCGCGCGTCCTGGTGACCCGCGAGGAAGCGGCAGCCATCGCAATTCCGACGTTGATTGCTGTCGGCACCAAGGACGATATCGCTGGTTCGGGCGAAGAGCTTGCAGCGCTCATGCCGCACGCAAAAGCCATCGATATTCCAGGCCGCGACCACATGCTGGCCGTCGGCGACCGGGTGTTCAAGGCTGCCGTATTGGAGTTCTTCCGCGAGATTGACACTGAGAGCTGA
- a CDS encoding TetR/AcrR family transcriptional regulator, whose amino-acid sequence MGTDPNTSQEFSPRQNAVLEQALRLLVEGGEKALTTSGLARAANCSKESLYKWFGDRDGLLAAMITFQQSKVRTFEKAGDRVSAPQLIDHLEVFAHDLLDVLAGDVSLALNRLAIGQASRDGSKLGNLLVERGRRQIDKRARGLIEAGRRSGYLRFDDLEDAYRSFYGLIVSDLHVRMLLGEAQAKDFSARARKAVSAFLTLYGTEKVHSETGGKAA is encoded by the coding sequence GTGGGGACCGATCCGAACACATCGCAGGAATTTTCGCCGCGCCAGAACGCCGTTCTGGAACAGGCATTGCGTTTGCTGGTCGAGGGCGGGGAAAAAGCGCTGACGACATCGGGTCTGGCGCGCGCTGCCAACTGTTCCAAGGAAAGCCTCTATAAGTGGTTCGGTGATCGTGACGGCCTGCTGGCTGCGATGATCACCTTTCAGCAGAGCAAGGTCCGTACCTTTGAAAAGGCGGGTGACCGGGTGTCTGCGCCGCAACTGATCGACCATCTCGAGGTCTTTGCCCATGATCTTCTGGACGTTCTGGCAGGCGACGTTTCGCTGGCGCTGAACCGTCTGGCCATCGGCCAGGCCAGCCGCGATGGCTCCAAGCTGGGCAACCTGCTGGTCGAGCGCGGTCGTCGCCAGATCGACAAGCGGGCGCGGGGTCTCATCGAGGCCGGTCGCCGCTCCGGTTATCTGCGCTTCGATGATCTCGAAGACGCCTATCGCAGTTTTTACGGCCTGATCGTTTCCGATCTGCATGTGCGCATGCTGCTCGGCGAGGCGCAGGCCAAGGATTTTTCCGCGCGGGCGCGCAAGGCCGTTTCGGCCTTTCTCACGCTCTACGGCACGGAGAAGGTACATTCGGAAACGGGCGGAAAGGCCGCCTGA
- a CDS encoding zinc-finger domain-containing protein, which translates to MAGHTIPHFQNDGGHRVIEIGVKEFMCTGASVPFDHPHIFIDMGDDNEKVCSYCSTLFRFNGSLKATQTNPPGCVFHVKAA; encoded by the coding sequence ATGGCCGGGCATACCATTCCCCACTTCCAGAACGATGGCGGACACCGCGTCATCGAAATCGGCGTCAAGGAATTCATGTGCACGGGCGCATCCGTGCCGTTCGATCATCCGCATATCTTCATCGATATGGGCGACGACAACGAGAAGGTCTGTTCCTACTGCTCGACGCTTTTCCGTTTCAATGGATCGCTGAAGGCAACCCAGACCAACCCGCCCGGTTGCGTCTTCCACGTCAAGGCGGCCTGA
- a CDS encoding glycerate kinase type-2 family protein, whose amino-acid sequence MIADPRAFLEKLFVAAVKAADPYEAILRHLPQPPKGRTVVVGAGKAASQMAQAFERAWTHPFDGLVVARHGPIAQCERTRVLQSAHPVPDDAGIVAAQALIAHVGGLSENDLVIALISGGGSALLPAPPQGFMLADEIALNQALLASGAPISAMNVVRKHFSRIKGGRLAALAHPARVVSLVVSDVPGDNPAFVASGPTVPDAGNAEDAMRAIRDFRIDLPEPILRSIAAASAPQATDPAFARNEVHLIASASVSLQAAAALAREHGVHPLILSDSIEGEAKDIGRMHAALAREFAAGDAFDKPMVILSGGETTVTIGSGGYGKGGRNTEFLLSAALDLQGVDGITALAADTDGIDGSEDNAGAFCDGDTITRIRAAGGDARALLSAHDAWTAFNLAGDIFAPGPTGTNVNDFRAFLLS is encoded by the coding sequence TTGATTGCCGATCCGCGTGCATTTCTGGAAAAGCTGTTCGTTGCCGCGGTCAAGGCCGCGGACCCTTATGAGGCGATCCTGCGTCACCTTCCACAGCCACCCAAGGGGCGTACCGTAGTGGTCGGTGCTGGCAAGGCGGCGAGCCAGATGGCGCAGGCTTTCGAGCGGGCATGGACGCACCCGTTCGATGGGCTGGTGGTGGCCCGCCATGGGCCGATTGCCCAGTGTGAGCGAACGCGGGTCCTGCAATCTGCCCATCCGGTGCCGGATGATGCCGGTATCGTGGCAGCACAGGCTTTGATAGCGCATGTCGGTGGCCTCAGCGAAAACGATCTGGTGATTGCGCTGATCTCCGGTGGCGGTTCGGCGCTTCTGCCGGCACCTCCGCAGGGCTTTATGCTGGCGGATGAGATTGCGCTCAATCAGGCGCTGCTGGCATCCGGCGCGCCGATCTCGGCCATGAATGTCGTGCGCAAACATTTCTCGCGCATCAAGGGCGGCAGGCTGGCGGCCTTGGCGCATCCGGCCCGTGTCGTCAGCCTCGTCGTTTCCGATGTCCCGGGCGATAATCCCGCCTTCGTCGCATCCGGCCCCACAGTGCCGGATGCTGGCAATGCCGAGGACGCAATGCGGGCTATCAGAGATTTTCGCATTGATCTTCCCGAACCGATCCTTCGCAGCATCGCTGCCGCATCAGCACCGCAAGCGACCGACCCCGCCTTTGCGCGCAACGAAGTGCACCTCATCGCATCCGCCAGCGTTTCCCTTCAGGCGGCAGCGGCGCTCGCGCGCGAGCACGGCGTCCACCCGCTCATCCTGTCAGACAGTATCGAGGGCGAGGCGAAGGACATTGGCCGCATGCATGCGGCACTCGCGCGAGAGTTTGCTGCTGGCGATGCCTTCGACAAGCCTATGGTGATTCTCTCTGGCGGGGAGACCACGGTCACGATCGGCAGCGGCGGCTATGGCAAGGGCGGTCGCAACACGGAATTCCTGCTGTCTGCTGCGCTGGACTTGCAAGGCGTTGACGGAATTACCGCACTGGCTGCCGATACCGATGGCATAGACGGCTCCGAAGACAATGCCGGTGCGTTCTGCGATGGCGACACCATCACCCGCATCCGCGCCGCCGGTGGCGATGCCCGCGCGCTGCTGTCAGCGCATGATGCATGGACGGCGTTCAATCTCGCCGGAGACATCTTCGCGCCCGGGCCAACGGGCACGAATGTGAATGATTTCAGAGCTTTTCTGCTAAGCTAA